A stretch of Mycobacterium sp. ITM-2016-00316 DNA encodes these proteins:
- a CDS encoding enoyl-CoA hydratase yields the protein MQHVDCPFTYLSYELGDHGRVAVITLDRPKQRNAQNRGMLVELGSAFETAEADDNVRVVILRGAGPSFSAGHDLGSSDDVRERAPGPGQHPTYQCNGGTKGGVESRHRQEWHYFYENTKRWRNLRKITIAEVHGVVLSAGLMLAWCCDLIVAAEDTVFADVVGTRLGMCGVEFFGHPWEFGPRKAKELLLTGDALSVDEAHSLGMVSKVFPDEELSDRTSEFAARIAKLPTATALFIKESVNQTVDAMGFTTALDACFTIHQLNHAYWSEATGNPLGIGTVEHGLEDWRTAPEILPAAKSRP from the coding sequence GTGCAGCACGTCGACTGCCCGTTCACGTACCTCAGCTACGAACTCGGCGACCATGGCCGGGTTGCCGTCATCACGCTGGACCGTCCGAAGCAGCGCAATGCGCAGAATCGGGGAATGCTCGTCGAGTTGGGGTCGGCCTTCGAGACCGCCGAAGCCGACGACAACGTCCGGGTGGTGATCCTGCGGGGTGCGGGCCCGTCATTCTCCGCCGGCCACGACCTCGGTTCGTCCGACGACGTCCGCGAGCGCGCACCCGGCCCAGGCCAGCATCCGACGTACCAGTGCAACGGCGGGACCAAGGGTGGCGTGGAATCACGACACCGGCAGGAATGGCACTACTTCTACGAGAACACCAAGCGATGGCGCAATCTACGCAAGATCACCATCGCCGAAGTGCATGGAGTGGTGCTATCAGCCGGTCTGATGCTGGCCTGGTGTTGCGATCTCATTGTCGCTGCCGAGGACACCGTGTTCGCGGACGTCGTCGGAACCCGATTGGGCATGTGCGGTGTGGAGTTTTTCGGCCATCCGTGGGAGTTCGGGCCACGAAAGGCCAAGGAGTTGTTGCTCACCGGGGACGCGCTCAGCGTCGACGAGGCCCATTCCCTCGGAATGGTAAGCAAGGTATTCCCCGACGAGGAGTTGTCGGACCGCACATCCGAATTCGCAGCCCGCATCGCCAAGCTGCCGACGGCGACCGCGCTGTTCATCAAGGAATCGGTGAACCAGACCGTCGACGCCATGGGGTTCACCACGGCGCTGGACGCATGCTTCACCATTCACCAGCTCAACCACGCGTACTGGTCCGAAGCGACCGGCAACCCCCTGGGCATCGGAACCGTCGAACATGGGCTCGAGGACTGGCGCACCGCTCCGGAGATACTGCCCGCCGCCAAGAGCCGGCCCTGA
- a CDS encoding acyl-CoA dehydrogenase, translating into MDIDYPPQAEVFRTRIRAFLAQHLPPDWSGGGSLPPDERATAARRWRRALVDGGLVAVSWPKEYGGAGLSVIEQVVLDEEFARAGAPERAENDLLGIELLGNTLIALGTEEQKRHFLPRILTAEDRWCQGFSEPEAGSDLASVRTAAVRDDDEWVINGQKIWTSAGPTANWIFVLVRTDPAAPKHRGLSLLLVPIDQPGVVVRPIVNAAGHASFSEVFFTDARTPERNVVGDVGDGWSAAMTVLGFERGSQVTTAAINFGREFERLCALARDRGLLADARTRDGLAWCYSRVQLMRYQGYRGLTLLLAGQRPGREAAISKVIWSEYFRRYTELAVEILGLEALSPAGPGNGEALIVPEPGTPNSPACWMDEMLYARAATIYAGSSQIQRNVIGEQLLGLPKEPVRADIRVPAASLRGGN; encoded by the coding sequence ATGGACATCGACTACCCGCCGCAAGCCGAGGTGTTCCGTACCCGCATCCGCGCGTTTCTCGCGCAGCACCTGCCACCGGACTGGTCCGGCGGCGGGTCGTTGCCGCCCGACGAGCGTGCGACTGCGGCCCGTCGATGGCGACGAGCGCTGGTGGACGGCGGTCTTGTCGCGGTGTCCTGGCCCAAGGAATACGGCGGCGCCGGTCTCTCTGTGATCGAGCAGGTGGTGCTTGACGAGGAATTCGCCCGTGCAGGTGCCCCCGAACGGGCCGAGAATGATCTGCTGGGGATCGAACTGCTCGGCAACACACTGATCGCGCTGGGCACCGAGGAACAGAAGAGACATTTCCTGCCGCGCATCCTGACCGCCGAAGACCGTTGGTGCCAGGGCTTCTCGGAGCCCGAAGCGGGATCTGACCTGGCGTCCGTGCGTACCGCGGCCGTGCGCGACGATGACGAGTGGGTGATCAACGGCCAGAAGATCTGGACGTCGGCGGGACCCACCGCCAATTGGATCTTCGTGCTGGTGCGCACCGATCCTGCTGCCCCCAAACACCGGGGCCTGTCGCTGCTACTGGTACCGATCGACCAACCGGGCGTCGTCGTACGGCCGATAGTCAACGCCGCCGGGCATGCATCGTTCAGCGAGGTCTTCTTCACCGACGCCCGCACGCCGGAACGCAACGTCGTCGGTGACGTCGGCGACGGGTGGTCGGCGGCGATGACGGTGCTCGGCTTCGAACGGGGGTCACAGGTCACGACGGCGGCGATCAACTTCGGGCGCGAGTTCGAGCGGCTGTGCGCGCTCGCGCGCGACCGGGGACTGCTCGCCGATGCGCGTACTCGGGACGGGTTGGCGTGGTGCTATTCCCGTGTCCAGCTCATGCGTTATCAGGGCTACCGAGGTCTGACATTGTTGCTCGCCGGGCAACGGCCGGGTCGCGAAGCAGCCATCAGCAAGGTCATCTGGAGCGAGTATTTCCGTCGCTACACCGAGTTGGCCGTGGAGATACTCGGACTCGAGGCGCTGAGCCCCGCGGGGCCGGGCAACGGCGAAGCGCTCATCGTCCCGGAGCCGGGGACACCGAACTCTCCCGCCTGCTGGATGGACGAAATGCTCTATGCGCGTGCCGCGACGATCTATGCGGGCAGCTCGCAGATCCAGCGCAACGTAATCGGTGAGCAGCTGTTGGGGCTGCCGAAGGAACCGGTCCGTGCCGATATCCGGGTACCCGCGGCAAGTCTGCGCGGGGGAAACTGA
- a CDS encoding acyl-CoA dehydrogenase family protein, whose product MDFRYSTEHDDLRASLRGLLLAAAPVTRVREVAADDGHDRELWRRLCRDLELPALHLPLDAGGAGGTLVEAAIAFEELGRALAPVPLAATVFAIEAVRRMGDEEQRARLLPGLLSGAQAGTLAAAGPDVTDHAAVTVRVDQLDGRTVLTGDVSPVLHGHVADLFVVPAAIDGRVVLHVVASGAPGVAVERLSSFDATRPVARLRLDRAPAESLTAGPPDGIEQVLDTARVLLAAEMLGGAERCLAMAVEYARSRRQFDRAIGSFQAVKHLCAEMSIEIDATRAAVMFAAMSAADPDELRITGPLAKAQAADTFTLCAGAAFQIHGGIAFTWEHDMHLYFRRAKTTEALFGGSAYHRSVLADRIGL is encoded by the coding sequence ATGGACTTTCGCTACAGCACCGAACATGACGACTTGCGTGCCTCCCTGCGGGGCCTACTGCTGGCCGCGGCGCCCGTTACGCGGGTTCGTGAAGTAGCCGCGGACGACGGTCACGACCGGGAGCTCTGGCGGCGGCTGTGTCGCGATCTGGAGCTCCCCGCGCTGCACCTGCCGCTCGACGCCGGCGGTGCCGGCGGCACCCTGGTCGAGGCTGCCATCGCGTTCGAGGAGCTCGGCCGGGCGCTGGCCCCGGTGCCCTTGGCGGCCACAGTGTTCGCGATCGAAGCCGTGCGACGGATGGGTGACGAGGAGCAGCGGGCCCGGCTGCTTCCCGGATTGCTGAGCGGAGCACAGGCCGGGACGCTCGCGGCCGCGGGACCAGATGTCACCGACCACGCGGCGGTGACCGTGCGAGTCGACCAGCTCGACGGCCGGACCGTGCTCACCGGAGACGTGTCCCCCGTGCTGCACGGGCACGTCGCCGACCTTTTCGTGGTGCCCGCGGCGATCGACGGCCGGGTGGTCCTGCATGTGGTGGCGTCCGGCGCGCCCGGGGTCGCAGTGGAACGCCTGTCCTCGTTCGACGCCACGCGGCCAGTCGCACGATTGCGGCTGGATCGGGCGCCGGCCGAGTCGCTCACCGCCGGCCCACCGGACGGAATCGAGCAGGTGCTTGATACCGCTCGGGTGCTGCTGGCCGCCGAGATGCTCGGTGGTGCAGAGCGATGTCTGGCGATGGCGGTCGAATATGCCCGCAGCCGTAGGCAGTTCGATAGAGCGATCGGGTCATTTCAGGCGGTCAAACACCTGTGTGCCGAGATGTCGATCGAGATCGACGCCACCCGTGCGGCGGTCATGTTCGCCGCCATGAGCGCGGCAGACCCCGACGAACTGCGGATCACCGGACCGCTGGCCAAGGCGCAGGCCGCCGATACCTTCACCCTGTGCGCCGGTGCCGCGTTCCAGATCCACGGCGGAATCGCGTTCACCTGGGAACACGACATGCACCTGTACTTCCGCAGGGCCAAGACCACCGAGGCCCTCTTCGGCGGCAGCGCATACCACCGCAGCGTGCTCGCCGACCGCATAGGCCTCTAG
- a CDS encoding long-chain-fatty-acid--CoA ligase produces the protein MNTGITLSDVLTRHALVRPHACAFVDPKRRVTFGELNQRVTRLANALATRGIRPGDRVAVIGYNSIELVESWLAALRLGAIAVPVNFRLVAEEIAYVLADSGAAAVIVDAALEPTVARVRSRLPALLTVLTIGPDLEQILSGAEPDVPHIAVGDDAPAFIMYTSGTTGFPKGAVLTHRNLYLHAYSSIATVGHRSDDTCWMAVAPLFHTAGASGMLPMFLTGGTAVITPSVGFDPDAIMSTIVDEHVTSCWMTPTQWQSVFALPDLASRDVSRLRRVWWGAAPASTPLLRKMVETFDNAEIIAAFGQTECSPITCLLRGEDSIRKIGSVGIPMLNVEIRIVDDEMNDVARGEVGEIVYLGPLVMKEYWNKATETTEAFRGGWFHSGDLVRQDAEGYVYVVDRKKDMIISGGENIYSAEVENVVAAHHKVAEVAVIGVPHPKWGEIPIAVVVPRETSDPPTDAEIEAHCRAHLAHYKRPQQLVIVETLPRNPGGKVLKGKLRDEHAARGS, from the coding sequence ATGAACACCGGGATCACCCTGAGCGATGTTCTCACCCGCCATGCATTGGTCCGGCCCCACGCATGTGCTTTCGTCGACCCGAAGCGTCGGGTGACCTTCGGCGAGCTCAACCAACGTGTGACACGACTGGCGAACGCGCTGGCGACGCGCGGGATCCGACCCGGCGACCGGGTCGCCGTCATCGGCTACAACAGCATCGAACTCGTCGAATCCTGGCTTGCCGCCCTGCGTCTGGGCGCCATCGCGGTGCCGGTGAACTTTCGGCTCGTCGCCGAGGAGATCGCCTACGTGCTCGCCGACAGCGGAGCTGCCGCCGTCATCGTGGATGCCGCGCTCGAACCAACGGTGGCGCGAGTGCGTTCGCGCTTGCCGGCTCTGCTCACCGTGCTGACCATCGGCCCGGACCTGGAGCAGATCCTCAGCGGTGCAGAACCCGATGTCCCGCACATCGCCGTCGGTGACGACGCCCCAGCATTCATCATGTACACGTCAGGGACAACCGGCTTCCCGAAGGGTGCGGTGCTCACCCACCGCAACCTCTACCTGCACGCCTACAGTTCGATCGCCACAGTCGGCCATCGAAGCGACGACACCTGCTGGATGGCGGTGGCACCCCTGTTCCACACCGCCGGCGCATCGGGCATGCTGCCGATGTTCCTGACTGGCGGCACCGCCGTCATTACGCCCTCGGTCGGCTTCGACCCCGACGCCATCATGAGCACCATCGTCGACGAACACGTCACCTCCTGCTGGATGACCCCGACTCAATGGCAGAGCGTGTTCGCGTTGCCGGACCTGGCGTCACGGGATGTCTCGCGACTTCGCCGCGTCTGGTGGGGCGCCGCGCCAGCGTCCACGCCGCTGCTACGCAAAATGGTCGAGACCTTCGACAACGCCGAGATCATCGCGGCGTTCGGACAGACCGAATGCAGCCCCATCACCTGCCTGCTGCGCGGTGAGGACTCGATCCGCAAGATCGGTTCGGTGGGCATTCCGATGCTCAACGTCGAGATTCGCATCGTGGACGACGAGATGAACGACGTAGCCCGAGGTGAGGTGGGCGAGATCGTCTATCTCGGTCCGTTGGTGATGAAGGAATACTGGAACAAGGCGACCGAGACCACCGAAGCGTTTCGCGGCGGATGGTTCCACTCCGGAGACCTCGTACGACAAGACGCAGAAGGCTACGTATACGTCGTCGACCGGAAGAAGGACATGATCATCTCCGGTGGCGAGAACATCTACAGCGCCGAGGTGGAAAACGTTGTCGCGGCGCATCACAAGGTTGCCGAGGTCGCGGTAATAGGTGTACCGCACCCGAAATGGGGCGAAATCCCGATCGCGGTGGTCGTGCCGCGCGAGACTTCCGATCCACCGACCGATGCTGAGATCGAGGCACACTGCCGCGCGCATCTCGCCCACTACAAACGACCGCAGCAGCTCGTGATTGTCGAAACGTTGCCCCGGAACCCTGGCGGAAAAGTTCTCAAGGGCAAACTACGCGACGAACACGCCGCCAGAGGCTCCTAG
- a CDS encoding SRPBCC family protein, translating into MTTSTLKTEDAGPRTVSRSVQVAAPVAALFDQIADPHRHHDLDGSGTVRDADVKGPHRLTEGDKFTVAMTQYGLPYSITSKATAVQENHLVEWEHPLGHRWRWELTEVSPGTTKVTETFDYSTAKVPFVVELLGFHKKNAEGIESTLTGLAERYETH; encoded by the coding sequence ATGACCACGTCAACACTGAAGACAGAAGACGCCGGGCCGCGCACCGTGAGCCGCAGTGTCCAGGTGGCCGCCCCGGTCGCGGCGCTGTTCGACCAGATCGCCGACCCGCACCGGCACCACGATCTCGACGGTTCGGGAACCGTGCGAGATGCCGACGTGAAGGGGCCGCACCGGCTCACCGAGGGCGACAAGTTCACTGTTGCCATGACGCAGTACGGCCTGCCCTACTCGATCACCTCGAAGGCCACCGCGGTACAGGAGAATCACCTCGTCGAATGGGAGCACCCATTGGGCCATCGGTGGCGCTGGGAACTCACCGAGGTGAGTCCCGGCACCACGAAGGTCACCGAGACATTCGATTATTCGACGGCCAAGGTGCCGTTCGTGGTGGAACTGCTCGGGTTCCACAAGAAGAACGCCGAGGGCATCGAGTCCACGCTGACGGGTCTGGCCGAGCGGTACGAAACCCACTGA
- a CDS encoding ATP-binding cassette domain-containing protein, which produces MTATVESPSNEAAADRKVPLVELRNVGKSYGNITALKDISLRVHAGQVTGILGDNGAGKSTLIKIIAGLHQQTEGELLVDGEATKFSSPADALGKGIATVYQNLAVVPLMPVWRNFFLGQEVRKKSFPWSLDANAMRATTLTELSKMGIELPDVDAPIGSLSGGQRQCVAIARAVFFGARVLILDEPTAALGVKQSGVVLKYITAARDAGFGVVFITHNPHHAHMVGDHFVLLNRGRQKLDCTYDEISLEHLTQQMAGGDELQALSHELGRK; this is translated from the coding sequence ATGACCGCAACAGTCGAATCCCCCAGCAACGAGGCCGCGGCCGACCGCAAGGTGCCGCTGGTCGAGCTACGCAATGTCGGCAAGTCCTACGGGAACATCACCGCGCTCAAGGACATCAGTCTGCGGGTGCACGCCGGCCAGGTGACCGGCATCCTCGGTGACAACGGCGCGGGCAAGTCGACGCTGATCAAGATCATCGCCGGCCTGCACCAGCAGACCGAGGGCGAGCTCCTGGTCGACGGTGAGGCCACGAAGTTCTCGTCGCCGGCCGACGCGCTGGGCAAGGGCATCGCGACGGTCTACCAGAATCTCGCCGTGGTTCCGCTGATGCCGGTGTGGCGCAACTTCTTCCTCGGCCAGGAGGTGCGCAAGAAGTCGTTCCCGTGGTCGCTGGACGCGAACGCGATGCGGGCCACCACCTTGACCGAGCTGTCGAAGATGGGTATCGAGTTACCCGATGTGGACGCGCCGATCGGGTCGCTGTCCGGTGGCCAGCGTCAGTGCGTCGCGATCGCGCGGGCCGTGTTCTTCGGTGCGCGGGTACTGATCCTCGACGAGCCGACCGCGGCTCTCGGTGTCAAGCAGTCCGGCGTGGTGTTGAAGTACATCACCGCCGCCAGGGACGCCGGCTTCGGTGTTGTGTTCATCACCCACAACCCGCATCACGCGCACATGGTCGGCGATCACTTCGTCCTGCTCAACCGCGGACGCCAGAAGCTGGACTGCACGTATGACGAGATCTCGCTGGAGCACCTGACCCAGCAGATGGCCGGCGGCGATGAGCTGCAGGCGCTGTCCCATGAGCTCGGCCGCAAATAG
- a CDS encoding ABC transporter permease produces MTTQEALDVANHTVVRDERVKERNRLQRFLIRPEMGAGIGAIGIFIAFFIVAPPFREASSLATVLYASSTIGIMACGVAVLMIGGEFDLSAGVAVTFSSLAASMLAFNLHLNLWVGAALALVLALGVGFLNGFLVMKTKIPSFLITLSSFFMLAGINLAVTKLVAGQVATQSVSDMDGWDSAQKVFSSTFTVAGVGIRVTVLWWILFTVVATWVLFKTKIGNWIFAVGGDAESARAIGIPVTKVKIGLFMFVGFCAWFVGMHLLFAFNTVQSGQGIGNEFFYIIAAVIGGCLLTGGYGTAIGAAIGAFIFGMTNQGIVYAGWDPDWFKFFLGGMLLFAVIANNAFRNYAAKK; encoded by the coding sequence ATGACTACTCAGGAGGCGCTCGACGTCGCCAACCACACCGTGGTGCGCGACGAGCGGGTCAAGGAACGAAATCGTCTACAGCGGTTCCTGATCCGGCCCGAGATGGGCGCAGGTATCGGTGCGATCGGAATCTTCATCGCGTTCTTCATCGTCGCGCCCCCGTTCCGTGAGGCGTCGTCGCTGGCGACCGTGCTCTACGCCAGCAGCACCATCGGCATCATGGCCTGCGGTGTGGCGGTCCTGATGATCGGTGGCGAGTTCGACCTGTCGGCCGGCGTGGCGGTGACCTTCAGTTCGCTGGCGGCCTCGATGCTCGCGTTCAACCTGCACCTCAACCTCTGGGTCGGGGCGGCACTGGCGCTGGTACTCGCGCTCGGAGTCGGTTTCCTCAACGGTTTTCTGGTGATGAAGACCAAGATCCCCAGCTTCCTGATCACGCTGAGTTCGTTCTTCATGCTTGCCGGTATCAACCTGGCCGTGACGAAACTCGTTGCGGGACAGGTCGCCACCCAGAGTGTCAGCGATATGGACGGCTGGGACTCCGCGCAGAAGGTGTTCTCCTCGACGTTCACCGTGGCCGGCGTCGGAATCCGCGTCACCGTGCTCTGGTGGATCCTGTTCACCGTCGTGGCCACCTGGGTGCTGTTCAAGACGAAGATCGGCAACTGGATCTTCGCGGTCGGTGGGGACGCCGAAAGTGCCAGGGCCATTGGTATTCCGGTGACCAAGGTCAAGATCGGCCTGTTCATGTTCGTCGGGTTCTGCGCCTGGTTCGTGGGCATGCACCTGCTGTTCGCGTTCAACACCGTGCAGTCCGGTCAGGGCATCGGCAACGAGTTCTTCTACATCATCGCCGCGGTCATCGGCGGCTGCCTGCTGACCGGTGGCTACGGCACCGCGATCGGCGCGGCCATCGGCGCGTTCATCTTCGGCATGACCAACCAGGGCATCGTCTATGCGGGCTGGGACCCCGACTGGTTCAAGTTCTTCCTGGGCGGCATGCTGCTCTTCGCGGTGATCGCCAACAACGCCTTCCGTAACTACGCAGCGAAGAAGTGA
- a CDS encoding substrate-binding domain-containing protein, with protein MALKRLAVLAGAGVMALSMVACSSSGGKQDGAGEGSGGGTVDTPRMTIAMITHEVPGDSFWDLIRKGAEAAAKKDNIELRYSNDPEAPNQANLVQSAVDSDVDGIALTLAKPDAMQAAVQAAEAKNIPVVAFNAGMDAWKPMGVKEYFGQDGRIAGQGVGERLTQEGATKAICVIQEQGHVDLEARCAGVKETFPATEILNVNGKDMPSVESTITAKLQQDPGIDYVVALGAPFALTAVQSAKNAGSTAKIGTFDTNAALVEAIQGGDVQWAVDQQPFLQGYLAVDSLWLYLSNGNVIGGGQPTLTGPAFIDKSNIDAVAEYAKAGTR; from the coding sequence ATGGCGTTGAAGCGGCTCGCGGTACTGGCCGGAGCGGGCGTAATGGCGTTGAGCATGGTGGCGTGTTCGTCCAGCGGCGGCAAGCAGGACGGCGCCGGCGAGGGTAGCGGCGGCGGCACCGTCGACACCCCGCGCATGACGATCGCGATGATCACCCACGAGGTGCCCGGTGACTCGTTCTGGGACCTGATCCGCAAGGGCGCCGAGGCGGCGGCCAAGAAGGACAACATCGAACTGCGCTACTCCAACGACCCCGAGGCGCCGAACCAGGCCAACCTGGTCCAGAGCGCGGTCGACAGCGATGTCGACGGCATCGCGCTCACCTTGGCCAAGCCCGACGCCATGCAAGCGGCGGTGCAGGCCGCGGAGGCGAAGAACATTCCGGTGGTCGCCTTCAACGCGGGGATGGATGCCTGGAAGCCCATGGGCGTCAAGGAGTACTTCGGTCAGGACGGCCGGATCGCCGGTCAGGGCGTCGGGGAGCGCCTCACGCAGGAGGGTGCCACCAAGGCGATCTGCGTGATCCAGGAACAGGGTCACGTCGATCTGGAAGCACGCTGCGCCGGGGTCAAGGAGACCTTCCCCGCGACCGAGATCCTGAACGTCAACGGCAAGGACATGCCGTCGGTGGAGTCCACCATCACCGCCAAGCTGCAGCAGGATCCGGGCATCGACTACGTGGTGGCCCTCGGCGCCCCGTTCGCGCTCACGGCAGTGCAGTCGGCCAAGAACGCGGGCAGCACCGCCAAGATCGGCACCTTCGACACCAATGCCGCTCTGGTCGAGGCGATTCAGGGCGGCGACGTCCAGTGGGCCGTGGACCAGCAACCCTTTCTCCAGGGCTACCTCGCCGTCGATTCGCTGTGGCTGTACCTGAGCAACGGAAACGTGATCGGCGGCGGTCAGCCGACCTTGACCGGTCCGGCGTTCATCGACAAGTCCAATATCGACGCGGTCGCCGAGTACGCCAAGGCCGGCACGCGCTGA
- a CDS encoding LacI family DNA-binding transcriptional regulator: MQRRPTLEDVATRAGVSRALVSIVMRDAPGASEQTRDRVRRAADALGYRPDHRARRLRQLRTKLIGVTFTAGQEFHADLVDGVYVAADELGYDVVLSAITPHRDETRALRTLIDEQCEGLVLIGPEAPARRMIELAMRVPVVVLARRIRGVDAVRSDDAAGALLGAEHLIGLGHRRIVYLDGGRAPGAAERLRGCRRAADAAGVTLEVRSGGLTEREGAAAAIAMLAESELPTAVFAFNDRCALGVLDVLIRAGVSVPQQISVLGFDDSPLAGLAHVDLTTVRQDATGLAAAAVRRLVGRLDGPDGPGGVVDVVREPTLVVRGSTGTPGDRPAEMERVNDLQS, translated from the coding sequence GTGCAACGACGCCCGACGCTTGAGGACGTGGCCACCCGCGCCGGTGTGTCGCGCGCGCTGGTCTCGATCGTCATGCGTGATGCGCCGGGTGCCAGCGAGCAGACGCGTGACCGGGTGCGCCGGGCCGCCGACGCACTCGGGTACCGGCCCGATCACCGGGCGCGCAGGCTGCGCCAGCTGCGCACCAAGCTCATCGGCGTCACCTTCACCGCCGGCCAGGAGTTTCATGCCGATCTCGTCGACGGCGTCTACGTCGCGGCCGACGAGCTCGGCTATGACGTGGTACTCAGTGCCATCACCCCGCACCGCGACGAGACTCGTGCGTTGCGCACGCTGATCGATGAGCAGTGCGAGGGCCTGGTGCTGATCGGCCCGGAGGCGCCGGCGCGGCGCATGATCGAGCTGGCCATGCGGGTGCCGGTGGTGGTGCTCGCCCGCCGGATCCGCGGTGTCGACGCCGTGCGCAGCGACGATGCCGCCGGCGCTCTGCTCGGTGCCGAGCACCTGATCGGGCTCGGCCACCGCCGGATCGTCTATCTCGACGGTGGCCGGGCGCCGGGCGCGGCCGAGCGGCTGCGGGGCTGCCGGCGGGCCGCCGATGCCGCCGGGGTGACGTTGGAGGTTCGTTCCGGCGGGCTCACCGAGCGCGAGGGCGCTGCGGCCGCGATCGCGATGCTGGCCGAATCCGAGCTGCCCACCGCGGTCTTCGCGTTCAACGACCGTTGCGCCCTTGGTGTGCTAGATGTCCTGATTCGTGCGGGAGTGTCGGTGCCGCAACAGATATCGGTTCTCGGCTTCGACGACAGCCCGCTTGCCGGGCTTGCACACGTGGATCTGACCACGGTGCGCCAGGACGCCACGGGATTGGCGGCGGCGGCGGTGCGGCGGTTGGTCGGCCGCCTCGATGGTCCGGACGGGCCCGGCGGGGTGGTGGACGTGGTGCGTGAGCCGACGCTCGTCGTGCGAGGTTCGACGGGCACTCCCGGGGACCGGCCTGCGGAAATGGAACGAGTAAATGACTTGCAGTCCTAA
- a CDS encoding Gfo/Idh/MocA family oxidoreductase — protein sequence MSSPLSFGLIGAGWIGSFHAETLAARLPNTRLAAVADPVPGAAERYSGARAYQDPLELIADPDVQAVAICSPANSHADLVVAAAHAGKHVFCEKPMALTLDDADRAIAAAHAAGVALQVGFNRRFAADFAAVRARVDAGDIGTPQLLRSLTRDPGISAEVAARVKPWTIFNETLIHDFDTLCWLNPGARVTEVYAQADALVHPQFADQGFLDTSVVQIRFDNGAFAIAEASFQAVYGYDIRGEVFGSGGVLQAGLAPEHAGRIITELFADAYTAQFAHFADSVLAGTEPSVTGADARVALEIALAARESIETKAPVMLSGVSA from the coding sequence ATGTCCTCCCCGTTGTCCTTCGGCCTCATCGGCGCCGGCTGGATCGGCAGCTTCCATGCCGAGACCCTTGCCGCGCGCCTGCCCAACACCCGGCTCGCCGCCGTCGCCGATCCGGTACCCGGCGCGGCGGAAAGGTACTCGGGAGCACGCGCCTACCAGGACCCCTTGGAGCTCATCGCCGATCCCGATGTGCAGGCCGTGGCCATCTGCTCCCCCGCCAACAGCCATGCCGACCTGGTGGTCGCGGCGGCACACGCGGGCAAGCACGTGTTCTGCGAGAAACCGATGGCGCTGACGCTCGACGACGCCGACCGGGCCATCGCCGCGGCACACGCCGCCGGCGTGGCACTGCAGGTCGGTTTCAACCGGCGCTTCGCCGCCGATTTCGCCGCCGTGCGAGCGCGTGTCGATGCCGGCGACATCGGTACCCCGCAGCTGTTGCGTTCCCTGACCCGTGATCCCGGCATCTCCGCCGAGGTCGCCGCCCGCGTCAAGCCGTGGACGATCTTCAACGAGACGCTCATCCACGATTTCGACACGCTGTGCTGGCTCAATCCCGGCGCGCGGGTCACCGAGGTATACGCACAGGCCGATGCGCTGGTCCATCCGCAGTTCGCCGACCAGGGCTTCCTGGACACCTCCGTGGTGCAGATCCGGTTCGATAATGGCGCGTTCGCGATCGCGGAAGCCAGCTTCCAGGCCGTGTACGGCTATGACATCCGCGGCGAGGTCTTCGGCTCCGGCGGCGTACTGCAGGCCGGGCTGGCCCCCGAGCACGCCGGCCGGATCATCACCGAGTTGTTCGCCGATGCCTATACCGCGCAGTTCGCCCACTTCGCCGATAGCGTGCTGGCAGGCACCGAGCCGTCCGTGACGGGGGCCGACGCCCGCGTCGCACTCGAAATAGCATTGGCGGCCCGTGAATCCATCGAGACCAAGGCGCCTGTGATGCTGAGCGGAGTGTCGGCATGA